One region of Eupeodes corollae chromosome 1, idEupCoro1.1, whole genome shotgun sequence genomic DNA includes:
- the LOC129942761 gene encoding putative nuclease HARBI1 — protein sequence MFNGAIFVLFDEENRAERQNNDLRTMRRVLRDNCNPLELPEATFKKYYRINKPMFVYLLDILKTSFAEQKKSFGIPPIVKLSACLRFFAEGGYQKGVGNDHVVGLAQSSFSEVLKDVLNILEDKLCSSWINMDMTPEEKRNTAIQFYEKHRIPGVIGCIDGTHIRIIAPTLNKHLFYNRKGFFSLNVLLVCDADMRIRFVDASHPGATHDAFIWRVSELRSWLEQKYLNGERNSWLLGDAGYPLEPWLLTPHRNPEDGTSQSRFNLKHKQCRNIIERVNGVLKNRWRCLLGARELHYQPDKAVQITNVCCALHNICIHFNADFNPMDLPRTSIHESNADTEELENEMPPDNSEYMTVSQNIRTQIGESI from the exons atgtttaacggtgcaatatttgtattatttgatgAGGAAAATCGTGCCGAAAgacaaaataatgatttaagGACTATGCGAAGGGTTTTAAGGGACAATTGCAATCCTCTTGAATTGCCAGAAGCAAC attcaaaAAATACTATCGAATAAATAAAcctatgtttgtttatttactgGACATTCTGAAAACTTCATttgcagaacaaaaaaaatcttttggtaTTCCTCCTATTGTTAAGCTTAGCGCATGCTTGCGCTTCTTTGCAGAAGGAGGATACCAAAAAGGAGTTGGCAACGACCATGTCGTGGGTCTAGCTCAGTCTTCATTTTCTGAAGTATTAAAGGatgttttaaatatacttgAAGACAAGCTATGTTCAAGTTGGATTAATATGGACATGACACCAGAGGAAAAACGAAACACAGCCatccaattttacgaaaaacatCGTATACCAGGTGTTATCGGTTGTATAGACGGCACACACATCCGCATAATCGCGCCTACACTTAACAAACACTTATTTTATAATCGGAAAggcttttttagtttaaatgttttactg GTTTGTGATGCTGATATGCGGATTCGGTTTGTTGATGCTAGCCACCCGGGAGCAACTCATGATGCGTTCATTTGGAGGGTAAGCGAACTAAGGTCATGGTTGgaacaaaagtatttaaatggAGAAAGAAACTCGTGGTTATTGG GAGACGCTGGATACCCACTAGAACCGTGGCTTTTAACTCCCCATAGAAATCCAGAAGATGGTACATCTCAGAGCCGATTCAACTTGAAGCATAAGCAGTGCCGCAACATCATTGAGAGAGTAAATGGTGTTCTCAAAAACAGGTGGAGATGTCTACTCGGTGCAAGGGAGCTTCACTACCAACCTGACAAAGCCGTGCAAATAACAAATGTTTGCTGTGCATTACATAACATTTGCATTCATTTCAATGCTGATTTTAATCCTATGGACCTTCCTAGGACGAGTATTCATGAGAGTAATGCTGACACCGAAGAATTGGAAAACGAAATGCCACCTGATAATTCAGAGTATAtgactgtatctcaaaatataAGAACGCAAATTGGAGagtcaatttaa
- the LOC129942762 gene encoding uncharacterized protein LOC129942762, translated as MATNKKQMETLVDLMEKNPDIASGYSKKSKEEVTRFWKIVDRELNSTGPPVKSIFEWKKVWSDKKKYIKNKMSENLKMKHGTGGGPFREYKFSALDEAIIKLCGMTQSVEGSSGSRRFGLPSCSKRHNENQDADKENLSVSPPKKNKASETIPIDDELELLMSVADDSRQINSNMSDSSSHKTKPIPRSSKEATETKRTCEFLERELELHRELCDKVGRVIEKFDEEKENNQHQRNEIKISLKKIYHSIDRLCDHQKLALEEQKRSNFEMEKLRRREIEAKFDFKQKLLAIEEAKLERLG; from the exons at ggcgaccaacaaaaaacaaatggaaaCTTTGGTTGATTTGATGGAAAAAAATCCAGACATTGCCTCCGGATATTCCAAAAAGAGTAAGGAGGAAGTAACCAGATTCTGGAAAATTGTTGATCGTGAGCTTAACAGTACTGGACCACCTGTTAAGTCTATATTTGAATGGAAAAAG gtgtggagtgataaaaagaagtatatcaaaaataaaatgtcggaAAACCTTAAAATGAAGCACGGAACTGGGGGTGGCCCTTTCCGAGAGTATAAATTTTCTGCTTTGGACGAAGCAATAATTAAATTATGCGGAATGACTCAATCAGTTGAAGGTTCCTCGGGTTCTCGGCGATTTGGGTTGCCGTCGTGCTCAAAAAGGCATAATGAAAACCAAGATGCCGACAAAGAAAACTTGTCAGTGTCtccacctaaaaaaaacaaagcttcaGAAACTATACCCATAGATGATGAGTTGGAACTTCTAATGTCTGTGGCCGACGACTCCAggcaaattaattcaaatatgaGTGACTCTTCCAGTCATAAAACAAAGCCAATCCCACGTTCATCTAAAGAAGCAACAGAAACAAAAAGGACTTGTGAATTTTTGGAAAGAGAACTTGAGCTCCACCGAGAGCTTTGTGATAAGGTTGGGCGAGTAATAGAAAAAtttgatgaagaaaaagaaaacaatcaaCACCaacgaaatgaaataaaaatcagcctaaaaaaaatataccattcAATTGATCGTCTTTGTGACCACCAAAAACTAGCTCTTGAGGAACAAAAGCGTAGcaactttgaaatggaaaaacttCGAAGACGTGAGATTGAAGCGAAATTTGATTTCAAGCAAAAACTGCTTGCAATTGAGGAAGCTAAGCTTGAACGATTGGGTTAA
- the LOC129950357 gene encoding uncharacterized protein LOC129950357, with protein sequence MPFSQHDVKNTWGEFDGVITKWQGFGDRFLAAVHENKNISPAYKFAYLKGSLTGKAARTLGEWQLTESNYAEAWQRINEVYSRQYATCRELLRQFFMLPSLMEHPRAAELERMSNVTHETMRQLKAQGIPTESWDMIVVHMLHKRMDRETACKWEESRTSEQPTVREICAFLEKRATALESAQSVRRREAPMPSTSAQVLAQGWKK encoded by the coding sequence ATGCCATTTTCACAGCACGATGTGAAAAACACCTGGGGGGAATTCGATGGCGTCATCACAAAGTGGCAGGGATTCGGGGATAGATTCCTTGCGGCCGTCCACGAGAATAAGAACATCTCGCCTGCGTACAAGTTTGCGTATTTGAAAGGCTCCTTAACCGGAAAGGCAGCTCGGACGCTGGGAGAGTGGCAGCTCACAGAAAGCAACTACGCTGAGGCATGGCAGCGCATCAACGAGGTGTATAGTCGACAATACGCCACCTGTAGGGAGCTGCTTCGGCAGTTCTTCATGTTACCATCGCTGATGGAGCATCCGCGAGCTGCAGAGTTGGAGAGAATGTCGAATGTAACACATGAGACGATGCGGCAGCTAAAGGCCCAGGGTATCCCCACAGAAAGCTGGGACATGATTGTGGTCCACATGCTCCACAAAAGAATGGATCGAGAAACGGCCTGCAAGTGGGAGGAGAGCAGGACTTCAGAGCAGCCAACTGTGCGAGAGATATGTGCCTTCCTGGAGAAGAGGGCAACAGCCTTGGAAAGTGCTCAGAGTGTCCGACGAAGGGAAGCGCCGATGCCATCAACATCGGCTCAGGTCCTAGCACAGGGGTGGAAAAAATAA